From a region of the Salmo trutta chromosome 10, fSalTru1.1, whole genome shotgun sequence genome:
- the ercc4 gene encoding DNA repair endonuclease XPF gives MAGQLLEFETEMFLSLFGSDGLLVTAEGMGIDRILLQFMRVYSEEGSLVLLLNTTTPEQEFFTEQLRAEGVSHLPQTVTSDVQSTERYEVYTQGGVLFVTSRILVVDFLTDRIPAHLISGILVYRAHKIIESCQEAFILRLFRQKNKTGFIKAFTDKATSFSSGFCQVERVMRNLFVKKLFLWPRFQASVNSVLDRHKPEVVELHVSLTPAMRAIQSSVLDIMNACLKELKRYNPTLEAEDLSLENTLGNAFEKTIRHYLDPLWHQLGAKTKSLVQDLKILRTLLLYLTQYDCVTFLNLLESLRSSQKHFGSNSGWLFLDSSTSMFINARSRVYCIPESKKKLKVGADTEKQQSTSEVKRVLVLEQNPKWEALTEVLQEIEKENKSSELKPGHILICASDDRTCAQLHEYISRGSDSLLNRLYARTIGKRDALFDPDAHKQQGQGWSRKQQPEKETKGKKAKGKVATKPNSKSKKRPSLTLTQMVGNREGDEGEVMGSSGDEGGLLEKEEEEELKLDLSSDAYYGVLKEPLTVIHPLRGCTDPYSLTRVLHEVEPSFVVLYDAELSFVRQLEIYKASRPGKPLRVYFLIYGGSTEEQRYLTGLAKEKQAFEHLIREKATMVVPEEREGREDTNLDLSRSQEPAYSTTNTRKAGGQEQPKEPSRVIVDMREFRSELPSLLHRRGLDIEPVTLEVGDYILTADTCVERKSVSDLIGSLQSGRLYTQCLSMTRYYRKPVLLIEFDSAKPFSLVARTDFRQEISANDVTSKLTLLTLHFPRLRILWCPSPHATAELFQELKKGRPEPDAAAAQAITAESDTVAESVDLFNPGPYDFLLRMPGVNAKNYRALVKHADSLAHLAKLSQERLAQILGHAGNGKSLYEFLHNTVDIPAPAQKSK, from the exons ATGGCTGGTCAACTACTTGAGTTTGAGACGGAGATGTTCCTGAGTTTGTTTGGCTCGGACGGGCTGCTGGTGACTGCGGAGGGCATGGGGATAGACCGCATCCTGCTGCAGTTCATGCGGGTGTACTCCGAGGAGGGGAGTCTGGTGCTGCTGCTGAACACTACCACGCCCGAGCAG GAGTTCTTCACAGAGCAGCTGCGAGCTGAGGGAGTGAGCCACCTGCCCCAGACAGTGACCAGTGATGTCCAGAGTACAGAGCGCTACGAAGTTTATACACAGGGAGGGGTCCTGTTCGTCACCAGCCGTATCCTAGTggtggacttcctcactgacAGGATACCTGCACACCTCATCTCGG GTATACTGGTGTACCGGGCTCATAAGATAATTGAGTCTTGCCAGGAGGCCTTCATCTTGAGACTGTTCAGACAGAAGAATAAGACAGGCTTCATCAAGGCCTTCACAGACAAGGCCACCTCCTTCTCCTCAGGCTTCTGTCAGGTGGAGAGAGTCATGAGGAACCTCTTTGTCAAGAAACTTTTCCTCTGGCCCAG ATTCCAGGCGTCAGTGAACTCAGTTTTGGACAGACACAAGCCAGAGGTGGTGGAGCTGCATGTGTCTCTGACCCCGGCCATGAGGGCCATCCAGAGCTCTGTCCTGGACATCATGAACGCCTGTCTGAAGGAGCTGAAGCGCTACAACCCCACGCTGGAGGCAGAGGACCTCTCCCTGGAGAATACCCTTGGGAATGCCTTCGAAAAG ACCATCCGTCACTACCTGGACCCTCTGTGGCACCAGCTGGGAGCCAAGACCAAGTCTCTGGTCCAGGACCTGAAAATCTTACGTACTCTGCTGCTCTACCTCACCCAGTATGACTGTGTCACCTTCCTCAACCTCCTCGAGTCACTCCGCTCCAGCCAGAAACACTTTGGAAGCAACTCTG GCTGGTTGTTCCTGGACTCCagcacctccatgtttattaacGCCAGGAGTCGGGTGTACTGCATTCCTGAGTCCAAGAAGAAACTCAAGGTGGGAGCTGacacagaaaaacagcaaagcaCTTCAG AGGTGAAGAGGGTGCTGGTGCTGGAGCAGAACCCAAAGTGGGAGGCTCTGACAGAGGTGCTGcaggagatagagaaggagaacAAGAGCTCTGAACTCAAACCAG GCCACATCTTGATCTGTGCCAGTGATGACAGAACCTGTGCTCAGCTTCATGAGTACATCAGTCGTGGCTCAGACTCCCTACTCAATAGACTCTACGCTCGCACCATTGGCAAAAGAGATGCCCTGTTCGACCCAGACGCACACAAACAACAGGGCCAGGGTTGGTCCAGGAAACAACAGCCTGAGAAAGAGACCAAAGGCAAAAAAGCCAAAGGGAAGGTGGCAACCAAGCCAAACTCAAAGAGTAAAAAGAGGCCGTCTCTGACCCTGACTCAAATGGTTGGCaacagagagggggatgagggagaagTGATGGGCAGCAGTGGGGATGAGGGAGGCCTgttggaaaaggaggaggaggaggagctaaaGTTAGACTTGTCGTCTGACGCCTACTACGGTGTTCTGAAAGAGCCATTGACGGTTATCCACCCTCTGAGGGGTTGCACTGACCCCTACAGTCTGACGCGGGTACTGCACGAGGTGGAGCCCAGTTTCGTGGTGCTTTATGACGCCGAGCTCAGCTTTGTTCGTCAGCTGGAGATTTACAAAGCCTCCAGACCGGGGAAACCACTGAG GGTGTACTTCCTGATCTATGGTGGCTCCACAGAGGAGCAGAGGTACCTGACTGGTCTGGCTAAAGAGAAACAAGCCTTTGAACACCTCATCAG GGAGAAGGCCACTATGGTGgttcctgaggagagagagggaagagaagacacCAACCTGGATCTGAGCAGGAGTCAGGAGCCTGCTTACTCTACCACCAACACACGCAAAGCAG GGGGCCAGGAGCAGCCCAAGGAGCCATCCCGTGTGATTGTGGACATGCGTGAGTTCCGCAGTGAGCTCCCGTCCCTCCTCCACCGGCGCGGCCTGGACATCGAGCCTGTCACCCTGGAGGTGGGTGATTACATCCTCACTGCCGACACCTGTGTGGAGCGCAAGAGCGTCAGTGACCTGATTGGCTCGCTTCAGAGCGGACGCCTCTACACCCAGTGCCTGTCCATGACGCGGTATTACCGGAAGCCCGTCCTGCTGATCGAGTTCGACTCGGCCAAGCCCTTTTCCCTGGTGGCCCGCACCGACTTCCGCCAGGAGATCTCAGCTAACGACGTCACCTCCAAGCTGACCCTCCTCACCCTGCACTTCCCCCGCCTCAGGATTCTTTGGTGCCCCTCCCCACACGCCACCGCAGAACTTTTCCAGGAGCTGAAGAAAGGTCGACCCGAGCCGGATGCCGCCGCCGCCCAGGCCATTACGGCCGAGTCGGACACGGTGGCAGAGTCAGTTGACCTCTTCAACCCTGGGCCATACGACTTCCTTCTTCGGATGCCAGGGGTTAATGCGAAGAACTACAGGGCTCTGGTTAAACACGCAGATAGCCTGGCACACCTAGCCAAACTGAGCCAGGAAAGGCTAGCACAGATTCTGGGGCATGCTGGCAATGGGAAGTCGCTCTATGAGTTCCTGCATAATACTGTGGACATCCCTGCCCCTGCACAGAAAAGTAAATAG